A region of the Arachis hypogaea cultivar Tifrunner chromosome 15, arahy.Tifrunner.gnm2.J5K5, whole genome shotgun sequence genome:
TAACAAGGGCTTGCATTTCATTGCAAGAGTAGTGGTACATCTTGATGAAGCTATAATAATGTAAGCATGGATAAATTATAAGCTTGATATCTAACACATTTTATTCCACAAACAGAAAATTCACatgacagaaaaaaaaaaagaagaaaaaaaacacaTGAAGTTTTGCATGGCCTCTGATCTCCTTTGGTTATTCTGTTAGGCATATCCGCAAACAAGTCTCGCAAGCCACAAGGGTTTCAATAAGTGAGAGATTAATGTAGCAAAACTGCAGCAAGTTATGGCTTTGATGGTTGATGATaaatttggatgttggcattttatatttgattggttgtttttgttatttgatttttgacttgtatttgaatgagattataacattcTGGTTTATGtagtatttttaatttggatgatattttaaaatttatattagattataattatgttttagtgtgtttatttatattttatttattattttattataaaaccgtTTTTTCGATTCAACCACAGTCAAACCGATTAAACATATAAACCAATAAATCAGTAACTAAAACGGTTCGATaatcggttcggttttcagaaccttgataaaAACACACGCATCCCTCCAAAACAAAACAATATATTAATTGTTTGTTTCCTCCACTATATAAGCACTATCCTAGTTCCCTGTATGAAGCACAACACCAACCAGAAATTATTCCTAGTATTTTCACTCCTAATATATAGTATAGTATAGTGAagagattaaacaattaagggaaTATGAAGAGGAACAGAAGCTTCTGTCAACTATTTTTGCTCTCCTTTTTGGTGATTGTGATGACTATTATCACCTTCTCTATAATCTCAGTAGAAGCAAGGAAGAACAATCATCGCCAGAACATGATTAACAAAAGACTCCCCAAACGTCACACAAGAGGGAGAGCCACATCACCATCGCCATCTCCGTCGCCGTCTCCGCCAATGTCCACCAACACTTTTGACATTATGTCCTTTGGCGCAAAGGGCAATGGAATTTCTGATGATTCACAGGTTAATTAATTAAGCACCAAAAGCATATATATCATCGTATTAATTCATAGTTGAAATTCTTCCAATTAATATATAAGTAACTAACTTGGTTTAGAATTAAACAGGCACTTGTAGTTGCATGGAGAAGTGCATGCAAAGTTGGTGGTGCTACAGTTTTAGTTCCATCTAAACTCAAATTCCTTCTAAAACCCCTCACTTTACAAGGCCCTTGTATGCCAGATCTCACTCTTCAGGTTTGTTTTAATCTAACATATTTAACTTTGGAAAACATTTTCATATAGGGTAAAATTTAAAGAATACAGAAATATAGAAAGAATAGGAATTACATATTTTGTGGatctatcttcttttttttaatggGTACCACAATAGAATTTCTGTATCCTATGTATAATATGAATCTGTATGTGAGTATAGTCTTTTAAAACTTTAACTTATGTGAGGTTAACTAATGGGAATACAAAACGCTTTTCTTTATTAACAGATTGATGGAACTCTAGTGGCTCCAGAAGAGGCATCTTCATGGCCAAAATCAAGTTTATATCAGTGGATAAATTTCAAATGGCTACAAAACTTCACACTCAAAGGATCTGGAACTCTTGATGGCCAAGGCTCTAATTGGTGGACTACTTCCTCCTCTTCAGAACCTTATAATTATGAGACCCAGGTAATAAAGAATTTAATATTGATGCATTAAATAGTTTTATACCTACATCTAATTACATAACgcaatattagtaaaaataactgTTTTTTATATTAACTGCGTAAATAGTCATCCATATAAAATACTTTATACTGTcaccaaaattaaactcaataataaAAAACATATTCAATTGGGATTATTTCAGATAAGATAGAGACTCATATGCTCTCATATATTTATgtgaaattgataattgaaaatcgtcaaataatttgatatatttgattaaatccTTATCGAATagattttaactattaatttcatataaaaatatttgcaCAAGAGTTTTGGCCTTCTGATAAataaaatgaatgaaaataaCAGTAAGGAAATCAAATTTCTCACCTTTCTCTGGATTGAATTCTTGCAGAAGAGCTACTCTAAACACATTCCATACATGAAGCCAACTGTAAGATTTTCCTTTCCTAAATCCTAACACACCATAACATGCATGTTATAAATTATTTCTTGTTTTTGACATTATTGTTCATGATACAAGGCTGTGAGATTCTATTCTAGCAACCATATAACAGTTCGTGATATCAGAATCCTAAACAGTCCCTTATGCCATCTAAAATTTGATAACTCAAAGGGGATTCAAGTTACCAACATTACAATTTCTTCCCCACAGAATAGCCCTAACACTGATGGAATTCACTTGCAAAACACACACGATGTGCAAATTCAGCACTCTGATATTCAAACTGGTAAGCCACCCATAATAAATAATGTAAGtctagtttaattattctaagtgactttgtaatatatatatatgtaccttGGTAAAGGTAGAATCTTGGTAAATTATTAAATCATTGCAAGAATAGTGCAGTTCCCACTTTCAAAAAGCAAGAATGCCTaagagacttttttttttttccctctaaaattttaattaactttAAACGGTAAACTGTCACTACAACTAACTTTTGAAACGTGCACCATgaaaagatataataataaattaataataactgAACTATAACTTTTGTAGCATTGTGTGTGCATATATAGTAGGTGTATATCCAAATGAAACCAGACTACTATATTTTATATTGtacattatatatattaaaaaatataatagttgctattttttatgttattcattgATATCAGGAGATGACTGTGTATCCATCCAAACCGGTTGCTCTAAGGTTCATGTCCACCATATTATGTGTGGCCCAGGCCATGGTATAAGGTAAtaagaatatattattattattattgttgtaaaAACATGTATGTTATGAGTAGACTTAAAAATCAgttatatgtattgtttaatttatttttaatgtatattttataactTGATAcgtattttatatgaataattaatttaatgattatttttttataaactattatatGTACAAGCATATTTAGCTAGTAGAAGTTGATTTGCTATCAAACTATATATGCTGAtccttataaatttatttttttgaaaaatatagttTAGGAGGATTAGGGAAAGACAAAAGCGTGGCATGTGTATCTGACATCATAGTTGAGGATATCTCAATGAAAAATACTCTATATGGAGCAAGGATCAAAACATGGCAGGTATTAATAATAAAGAACCTAAGGGCCTGGGgaaatgccaaaaaaaaaaaaaaagaagaatatcaTGAATTTTATTTACATGCAATTTATATTATAAGTTCTGAAATGTGGAGTTTGATACCCTACAATTACTAAttgatacaaaaaaataattattaacaataTGGAAAACTTTTTCTttccttccttttttttataaaagcaaTTTTATGGTATCAAACTTtacattttaaaagtaaaaaatgataatattactTCTAAATTAATAACATCCTTTGTTTTtaattacagttatttatttatttttttaaattatttttaattcatatttgtcATAGCAATATTTTCCGATACTTGTATATTATATCTATAAAATATTATagatatttttagaaaaagataaaataatattattaagagAAAATAGTGTTATCAATTTGGGTAACATGCATTATCATCCCCTTTAAAAGTTTACAGCAGAAATTGCACGTAAGTAAAAGTGCATGGGGTTATTTATTACATGACTCCAATTATTCCAATTTCATcacttgaattaattttttttaattatagggTGGGAATGGTATGGTTAAAAATGTGAGATTCTCAAGAATCCAAGTGTATGATGTTATGTTTCCAATAATGATAGACCAATACTATTGTGACAAGCATGCGTGTAAGAACCAAACAGAAGCAGTGGTGATTTCAGGTGTTAAGTTCAACCAAATAAGTGGGACTTATGGGGTGCAACCTATCCATCTAGCGTGCAGCAACTCCTTACCGTGCACCGACGTTGACTTAATTGACATTCAACTTAGACCTTCAGTTAAGTACCAAGGTTTATTAcagcaagctgtgtgttggaacTCTTATGGAACTTCTCAAGGACCTTTGCTACCTTCAAGCATTGATTATTGCTTAAGAAGTGGTGGGGGATCAATCAAGAGGATAGCAAGGTCACATGATACTTTATGTTACTAATTaaagattattttatatatatgtactaGCTTTCATTCCCTCCTACAAATAATTTTTAACTGTGTGGGAAGGTGCATGGTGTTGGTCTAATGTATGTAGTTTTCTCTTGCAAGTAATTATTAATGGACTTTGataggtagacaatgactttTATGAATAACGTGAATAATGGGTTTTAAAAttggtttaataaaataaaaatatattatacttcAAATTAtctactaaattttaatattaggataatCAATTGCATACCTAGTAAATTGAACATTTAATATATTcgttgttcacattatttaatatttttattgtttatctatatttttttattattaatttttttttaatttttttaccaaagatagagagactcaaacccgcaacctcttattaaataaatataaaaaaattatgtcatttgagttataactcattagcATTTTTCCATTATTAATTACCGCAAGAAGTTATCGTGGATGTAATTAGTTTGTTTTAATTGACAGTACGCTAAGATATATGGATCCTTAAAAGTTTATAACTTTATTTATAGAAAATGTTGTTTGTACTTTGTACAATAAAATTAAGTCTTTCGTTagtctttaatattatttaattattttttaattaaaattcatttaaattttaaaaactaaaatttctctAACATCCTATCcattttataattagttattatttcctttttttacgttctTTTTGTCTGTAACacgatttttttctttcttctattcttctctcgtTCTCCGCTTCTCTTTTATAGTGGCGccgtaatttctttttcaattgtaacacatctaaaattattaacttatacagaaaatgtttttgaaacacatccaaatcataaatctaaatttaaatttaaacattaaaaaataattataacacatctaaaattataaagtgatacacaaaatatttttaaaatatattcaaaatcataaataaaaaatttaaaatagccgTAATTGCAGATATAACAGTGTTGATAATTTGAGGATTGTgattctttaagttgtacttcTACCTAAATCATTCTCCaatgtaaattaaattaggaTGTTGTACATGGCATACAAAATTAATGTGATTGAATAACTAAACAGATACATATAATTAACTATGAATCACTTTCTCTTAAACATATCCCGTACTTGAGGTCCACTTCTAATAAAAAAAGATTAGATTAGCGACGCTGATGAGGACTAACGCAATGAAAAGTAGAACGAAACGAGGCTGTAGACTGAGCGGAGagcttatacaaaaaaaaaacatctagTGGTAAATTTTACATTCAATTTTATCTCTAACCCAAATATAGAAAAATTCTatagtaaatatttaatttatctaaaaagtggaaaggacaaaaataaattctattttttactttttattcttgtatcaaataattaaaaaattaagcaCAATAAAAGATTTCTATTACTCTAAACATATCTTAAAgagttaaatatttttatatccaaagataattaaaaaaattaagtataaaCACAAAAAAGAACACAAACAGTAAAGGTTAACTATAATTATCGCGAAAGATAATTTTTCTGGATATGAAAATCCAAGCCGCAACTATTCTTCAGGGTAAATCACATAATTAAGTCAAGGGGAGCAAAAAATTacacaattcagccaaaccagaAACTGGTTCACGAATCAATCAATGCACATTTATATATAGTTTGAATTAGCTTGTTTCGAACTCTAaatacatgtaattcgaatcaaattgattcgaactactcacacacgcacacactcactaattcgaatcagcctgattcgaattacacatagagtaattcgaatcagggtgattcgaaCTACACCCAATCACGAAATCCCAAGTAATTCGAAACgggctgattcgaattacacgaaatttaattcgaattacactggttcgaattatacaggGCCAAACATGTATAAATATGGTGTGAACGTGAGTTGATCTCATTAGAGTGTAaaaatggctagtgaggagagttttgttgtGTTGGTTCATCACAGAGGGTCGATTAAGAGGAAAACACGATCTGGTGTGAAGTTCACCGATAAGGATCCTCTCAGCATTTTTATGAGGCCTACGACGAGTTATGATGATCTTGTTAATTCTGTACTACAGAAACTTAGTCTGCAAGGCGTGAAatgggttaagaagtttttctatcgcattccaatctCAGTGCTGTAAGAAATCAttaagtatgattgtttcacgatcggaagtgatgaggacttgcaggtcatgtttcattGTCGTCGACAGTTTTCCGAAGTTAGGACACCTGAACTGTTGGcgaagttggttgatgtggtttGTAGCTccgggggttcgaaccggaataccaacACTGTAGGCACGGTAGTCGGTGCTAGCTCCAGACCTGTTGGTGCATCTTCGTCCGTCCCTGTGAATGAACCTCCGGTCGAGCCTGTCGCCTCCCCTtcgttcgctgttgatctcaaCTGTATTGGAGGCGGGGAGGTTGGAATAGGGGATATTGTGACCAACTCTTTACAGTGTGCTGCACCGGCTGGTCTGGGCGATGCGTTGCTGGATGATGCAGACGATGATGATGTCGAGCCGGATATCATTGCTGATGACAGTGGCGATGATATTCGAGCGAGTGAGCCAGCTGGAGGCAGGAGgcggttctagctctggcacacggCAGGAGCGGCTCCTCATCCTCAATGTCATCCTCGTCATCATCTGGGTCTGCCTATAGAGGTGGCCTAGGCTGGACCGGCAAAGGACGTGTGGAAGACGCTGAAGGAAGTGACTCTCCGTGGACCGGTGCCCTAGACGGTCCAGCAACTGACTGTGACCCGCCCGTGTAGGCAGAAGGAGGGGTACTACCCAACGCAAAATACTCATGGGCAGGCCCTGAAGGAGGCTCGTTCAGGTCGACATCTAAGTGTGCCTGCGTCCCCGTAATCTATGCCTGCCGACGTGCCACATCATCCTCCTGCATAATGGCACTGATCTTATCTAGGAAGTGTGAACTGCCGAACTCCACATCAAGACCATCACTGACCAGCAAGTCTGAAAATAGCGTCCTCGGACTAACCCATATCTGACTCTCATGAACTGCGTGGTCGTCACCGGAGACACCAACAAAGTAATCGCCGAGCGGCCCTGATCCAAGTCCACCGTCACCCTGGCCCAAATCATCTCTCACACCAGATCTGTACCACTCTCCATCATGACCTCCAGGACGAAGACTAACGCCGCCTATCCCAGTAGGTCTCCCACCGCCCCCTCCTCAATCATGGCTTCCAGCCTCTCCCCCACCAGGCCCATGCTGATCACCATCGTCACCATCGTCACCATGAACACCGTGATCGTCAACTCCAGCACGGGCCCTGCGTCGGCCTCCATGTCCTCGTTGTCTGCCTCCATCCCTCCCCATAGCGTCACCCTCCTCCATGGCTTGGTCAAGCCACCTCCACTCACGCTGGCTCCGTCGTGTCCCGACACGAGCTTTCCGCTCAACCCGACGCCTATCGGAACGTCGTCAACACGATCCATGTCAGGCACTCATCCGGCACCCCTCTGTGTCGCCTCAACTGGAATAGGCACGGCTCTCGGATCCCCAAGGTACATCTCAGGTGACAGGAATCTCTTACCATGCTGACCCCACCACTCCAAGAAGTCATGTGAAGGACCTGGGTCTGCCACAACATCAAACCGGAGAACACGATCCGCACGGCTCTCCCAATGAAGATGCCAGAACTGCAAACTATATGGGAACCAACAATCACCACCTCTGCCATCCTTCGACATCAAGAAGTCGATGTTTAGCGCGGGCTGGGGGCGGGGCTGAACTCCACCAAACTACGGTAGCACACGATCAATCTAGTGCCACTCTATAACGGCGTAATATATCAATACCGTCACACACCACCATAACGCCGTATGACGAGGCTCCAACACCTCCGGATGCGCAACCTGAAGGACGTCGGGAGAGCTATACGGCATCCAAATAAACTGCAAGTACATAGCAACAACGTTAGGCCATATCGTGATGCGAACTATGAAAGGttacttaattaaaaataagTGGTTCGTATACGTACATCCCGAGGCTATAACAGGTCTATTCTCAGCCTCCACATCTGCACTCGAGGTCCCTTCTCACAAGCGGAAGGGTTGTGACCTGACCACCTGCACGCACATGGGTGATGTAACAAAAGCAAAATATGACCACATAGTATAACATTATATAGGGGACatggaataaaataatttaagacGAACTAGAAACAAAACGATAACAGTACCTCGAGGCCAAGGGCCAGCTGAACGTATCATACCCAGCAGGCCTAAACCCGGGAAAGTGCCAGAAGATCCAAGACTGAAGTAGCTGTAATGGACCGGCTAACTTCATAACATGTCTGTTggccactcggcacatgcaccggtacaaccacgCTAGTGCTGCCGACCCCAGCTATAGCCACCCATGTCCTCAAGCCTAGCCACGTAGGGTAGCCACCTAATGTGAACACGgttgccggacttgtcggcaaacagctgCGTGCCTAACAGCATCATGATGTAGGCTCGAGCATAGCGCCTAACTGTCTCCTCGTCGGCTCCCTTAGGGCACTCTCCAAACGTCTCCTGGAACCAGTTACAGTTCACTGCAAACTTCTGGATTTGGTTCGCAGGAGGTGACACACcaagcaactcctggaaccacacCCAAGCTGGACGGTCACCCTGGATGTATGTCTGGAAATCCGTCAAGCAACCACTCACATAATGTCCGTCGACCGGCAACCCCAactggtacgccacgtcctgTAGTGTAATCGTGCACTCCCCAAACGGCATATGAAAAGTGTGCGTCTACGGACGCCACCTCTCGACGAAAGCACTGACAAGAGGCTCATCCAATTTgaaccatctatcgttcagtctcgcaagatggtataatccCGCCATCTGCAAGTACAGGACGTACCTCTCGTCGagtcgcatgccctgctgccgtCGCATGCTTTAGATGCATCGCTGGGGCTGCACATATCATGGACCAGATAATTAAAAACCACATACGAAACCTCTAACAGAAACCACTAAGAACATACCAGTAACAGAAACCACTAACAGAAAAAACTAACatcaaccactaacataaaccaagtgcaaaaccactaacataaaccacttgcaaaaccactagcataaaccacttgcaaaaacacatgcaaaaccactaaaataaaccacttgcaaaatcactagcataaaccacttgcaaaaacacatgcaaaaccactaacataaaccacatgcaaaatcactaacaaaaccactaacataaaccaccaacaaaaccactaacaaaatcactcaaataaaccacatgcaaaaccactaacataaaccacatgcaaaaccactaacataaaccactaacaaaaatactaacaaaaccACTAAAATAAACCACATGcacaaccactaacataaaccacatgcaaaaccactaacataGCGCATATAAAAAAACCGAATAAGTTACTTAATCCCActttaaaaaaaaagcaaattatgtactaacctcgtcgttgatgaccccggctatatgagcaactccatccaaacgataTAGCCTTTCCGGATCGTCCCCCATGGGCTGAATAAACTGCTCGAGCCTTTGTTGGAgcgaatctgggtcgttttctctaggatttggtggggtaggagaatgaaaaagtgattcGAATGAGGTTGGTTCGAACTCTTTTTATAGCCGAATCACTGCTAATTCGAAACAATCCGCTTCGAATTACTACTAGTGCCAAAtattgtgtaattcgaatcagcccGTTTCAAATTACTTGGGATTTCGTGATTGGGTGTAGTTCGAATCACCCTGATTCAAATTACTctatgtgtaattcgaatcaga
Encoded here:
- the LOC112746947 gene encoding polygalacturonase At1g48100, which codes for MKRNRSFCQLFLLSFLVIVMTIITFSIISVEARKNNHRQNMINKRLPKRHTRGRATSPSPSPSPSPPMSTNTFDIMSFGAKGNGISDDSQALVVAWRSACKVGGATVLVPSKLKFLLKPLTLQGPCMPDLTLQIDGTLVAPEEASSWPKSSLYQWINFKWLQNFTLKGSGTLDGQGSNWWTTSSSSEPYNYETQKSYSKHIPYMKPTAVRFYSSNHITVRDIRILNSPLCHLKFDNSKGIQVTNITISSPQNSPNTDGIHLQNTHDVQIQHSDIQTGDDCVSIQTGCSKVHVHHIMCGPGHGISLGGLGKDKSVACVSDIIVEDISMKNTLYGARIKTWQGGNGMVKNVRFSRIQVYDVMFPIMIDQYYCDKHACKNQTEAVVISGVKFNQISGTYGVQPIHLACSNSLPCTDVDLIDIQLRPSVKYQGLLQQAVCWNSYGTSQGPLLPSSIDYCLRSGGGSIKRIARSHDTLCY